The following coding sequences lie in one Sphingobium sp. KCTC 72723 genomic window:
- a CDS encoding N-acetylmuramoyl-L-alanine amidase, translating into MTDMPMIETPSPNFDERSLPITMLVLHYTGMPDAASAINWLANPESKVSAHYVVTEDGQIIRMVDEAKRAWHAGRSHWRGMDDINSASIGIEIVNPGHEWGYRPFPEAQMGSLIPLVHAIVQRHGITRGNIVGHSDIAPARKQDPGELFPWAQLARLRLALPRPTKNLMDPHWTDSGFMLALERFGYDIADPQAAVVAFQRRFRPEVIDGVICGECRAILLALLLPKPRGDE; encoded by the coding sequence ATGACCGACATGCCGATGATCGAAACGCCGTCGCCCAATTTCGATGAGCGCAGCCTGCCCATCACCATGCTGGTGCTGCACTATACCGGGATGCCGGATGCTGCGAGCGCGATCAACTGGCTGGCCAATCCCGAATCCAAAGTGTCGGCCCATTATGTCGTGACCGAAGATGGCCAGATCATCCGCATGGTCGATGAAGCCAAGCGGGCGTGGCACGCGGGCCGATCGCACTGGCGCGGGATGGACGACATCAACAGCGCCAGCATCGGCATAGAGATCGTCAATCCGGGGCATGAATGGGGCTATCGCCCTTTCCCCGAAGCGCAGATGGGGTCGTTGATCCCGCTGGTCCATGCCATCGTCCAGCGCCATGGCATCACGCGCGGCAATATCGTCGGCCACAGCGACATTGCGCCCGCGCGCAAGCAGGATCCGGGCGAGCTGTTCCCCTGGGCGCAACTGGCGCGGTTGCGGCTGGCGCTGCCGCGCCCGACCAAGAATCTGATGGACCCGCACTGGACCGACAGCGGCTTCATGCTGGCGCTGGAACGCTTTGGCTATGACATTGCCGATCCGCAGGCCGCGGTGGTCGCATTCCAGCGTCGCTTCCGTCCAGAAGTAATCGACGGGGTGATTTGTGGCGAATGTCGCGCC